GGTATTGTTGATCAGTTCACCCGTTACACGGTACAGAACTACCTCAACGTCTTCATTGAACCGCACCCCGTAGAGATCTGAATCGAAACGGATAACCGGAATTCCCGGGCCGGTGATACGGTTGGTAAGGTCATTAATGGCGCTGGCCAGACCAAAGTTGGCAAGCATGTGCGGACTCAGGTTGTTGGAAATTTCCTTAATACTGCGGAGGGCTTCCGTGATAAGATGGTCTGTGTTCCGCAGGATTTCCTTCCTCTTGTCGTCCTGTTCCATTGCTGTGAGGCTCGATACGGAAAGCTTAACAGCCGACAGAAGGGGTCCGAGGTCGTCATGCAGGTCTTTGGCAAAACGTTTCCTTTCGTTCTCTTCCGTTTGTATTACCGCTTTCAGAACCCGTTTTTCAACTTCCCTTCGGGTTTCTTCCACCTTGCGTATGAAATTGAATATGCGGCGGATAAGAATAACTCCTACGGTGAAACAAAGGGAAGTGACAAAGCCTATCCATGTGATAGCCGAGGCTGTATTAAAGGGCAATCTGTCATAAAAAAAAGGAATCATGTCAATAAGCCTGGAAACTACCATCAGAATGAATCCGGTACTGATAAGAATCCAGGAAAGGTTGTATTTTGTGACCCTTGTGAGGCGTATGGCAAGCACTGCGGCTACCAGTTGCAGTACCATGGAAAAGATGAGAGCTATTTGCGTAATCAGCATAAATGATAAATTAAAAGCGAATTCAATAGGAAGCAACGGAATTGTCACCACGGCGATCGCCTACTCCTTCGTACGTGCCGTCAGCATGAACCATAATTACGTTGACACTGCCCAATGCCCTGGCTTCGCTGATGTGGTGCCCTTTCTTTTTTAGTTCCTCCAGGGTTTTTTGCGGAAATCCTTTTTCCATCATAATCTGGTCAGGCATCCACTGATGGTGGAACCGGGGAGCAAAAACCGCTTCTTTCAATGGCATCCCGAAATCAATTACGTTAACAATTACCTGAAGCACCGTAGTTGGGATGGTGGTCCCGCCCGGAGAGCCAAGGATAAGGAATGGCTTGTTTTCAGCAAGGAGTATGGTTGGCGACATGGAACTCAGCATACGTTTTCCTGGTTCAATGGCATTGGCTTTGCCTCCGAGTGCTCCATAAGCATTGGGGAATCCGGGCTTTGTACTGAAATCATCCATTTCGTTATTAAGAAGAAAACCTCTGCCGGGAACAACCACAAAACATCCGTACGACCCGTTCAGCGTTGTGGTAACCGATACGGCGTTTCCTTCGGCATCAATGACGGAAAAATGGGTCGTTTCGGTTGTTTCATCGGCAAGGGAATAACTGACTGCAGAAGATGGAGTTGCCCTTTCAGGCGAGTAATTTTCCATGCGCTTTTTCAGGTATTCCGGGTCAGTGAGCATGTCTGAGGGGACATGTATAAAGTCAGGATCACCGAGGTAACGGGCTCTGTCGGCATACGAGCGCCGCTCAGCTTCAGCCATAAGATGCATGGCGGCTGAAGAAGCAAAGCCGTAATCCCCTATCGGATACCAGGAAAGAATCGAAAGTACCTGCCGGAGGATAATGCTTCCGCTTGAAGGAAGCGGCATGGTAACTACCTTGTAATTACGGTAGGAAAACGTATCGGGTTTTCGTTCCACCGTGTGGTAATTTTTCAGATCCTGACGGGTGATGATGCCCCCTTTTTGTTTCATTACTTGCTCAATGGCATGTGCCGTGGAACCGCAATAGAAACTATCTCTGCCTCCTTCTCTTATCTTTTCCAGTGTTACGGCCAGCTCGGGTTGCCGGAGGATGTCTCCTTCTTTCCATGGCGTGTTTTTTACAAAGGCAACGGGGTATTGGTTGTACATCAGGAAATTTTCCCGGTTGCGGTTGAGGCTTTCAGCTTCTCTTAGGGTAATACGGAAGCCTTTCCTTGCCAGGTTTATGGCCGGTTCGACCAGTTCCTTAAGGGGAAGCCGGGCATGGGGAAGGGTAGCGAAAATGCCATCGACAGTACCCGGAACTC
This genomic stretch from Bacteroidales bacterium harbors:
- a CDS encoding sensor histidine kinase → MLITQIALIFSMVLQLVAAVLAIRLTRVTKYNLSWILISTGFILMVVSRLIDMIPFFYDRLPFNTASAITWIGFVTSLCFTVGVILIRRIFNFIRKVEETRREVEKRVLKAVIQTEENERKRFAKDLHDDLGPLLSAVKLSVSSLTAMEQDDKRKEILRNTDHLITEALRSIKEISNNLSPHMLANFGLASAINDLTNRITGPGIPVIRFDSDLYGVRFNEDVEVVLYRVTGELINNTLKHAHASSVEMQLTKQGNVLILTYSDDGKGFDVPEVIHGPVKGTGISNIISRLRSVRGTLEAESSPESGSKFIIRILL
- the ggt gene encoding gamma-glutamyltransferase; the protein is MKKFLSVLLILYLIPVCLPAQNPASYRIVKNQSGTNGMVVSAHPIASEAGIAVLQKGGNAFDAAIAVQFALAVVYPQAGNLGGGGFLVAHFSDGRLLALDFRETAPAAATPKMFLDSSGNPVPWRSLKGPLASGVPGTVDGIFATLPHARLPLKELVEPAINLARKGFRITLREAESLNRNRENFLMYNQYPVAFVKNTPWKEGDILRQPELAVTLEKIREGGRDSFYCGSTAHAIEQVMKQKGGIITRQDLKNYHTVERKPDTFSYRNYKVVTMPLPSSGSIILRQVLSILSWYPIGDYGFASSAAMHLMAEAERRSYADRARYLGDPDFIHVPSDMLTDPEYLKKRMENYSPERATPSSAVSYSLADETTETTHFSVIDAEGNAVSVTTTLNGSYGCFVVVPGRGFLLNNEMDDFSTKPGFPNAYGALGGKANAIEPGKRMLSSMSPTILLAENKPFLILGSPGGTTIPTTVLQVIVNVIDFGMPLKEAVFAPRFHHQWMPDQIMMEKGFPQKTLEELKKKGHHISEARALGSVNVIMVHADGTYEGVGDRRGDNSVASY